The following coding sequences are from one Lolium rigidum isolate FL_2022 chromosome 6, APGP_CSIRO_Lrig_0.1, whole genome shotgun sequence window:
- the LOC124660155 gene encoding F-box/LRR-repeat protein At1g67190 encodes MEHLPVEVIGNIFAQLSAARDVMVASGVCRKWREACRKHLHSLSFNSDDFPRDMTTRQLEIVITQTIFQTMGLQCLSIHIDNTHEFSAAPVIAWLMYTRDTLRCLYYNIQTNPNVNILEKCGRQKLEVLDLDHNTITGVEPSYQRFTCLKSLYLRHVSISALDLSLLVAACPKIESLALDVLEIVTSDPLSTMELTSHTLKSLFVKTVGVDKIILDADNLEVLHLNALNLDLFELSGKGTLKHLKIDDVSVTHLDIGESTDHLEVVDVSNFMIVWPKFYNMISRACNLRTLRLWGVVFDDEDEIVDLETIAVSFPLLRHLSLSYELRDGLLHYSLQGLSPLENVLVLELGWTVISEHFGPWVFGMIEKCPNLKKLVIHGVLSEAKTREERKMLASFTSFIVCLMRKYVHVDVQFEYE; translated from the coding sequence ATGGAGCACCTCCCGGTTGAAGTTATTGGCAACATTTTTGCACAGCTTAGTGCTGCACGCGATGTAATGGTTGCCTCTGGGGTCTGTCGGAAGTGGCGGGAGGCCTGTAGGAAGCATCTCCACTCACTGTCCTTCAACTCTGACGACTTCCCTCGAGACATGACTACACGTCAACTGGAGATCGTCATCACGCAGACTATATTTCAGACGATGGGGCTGCAGTGCCTCTCTATACATATAGATAACACACATGAGTTCTCCGCAGCACCTGTGATTGCATGGTTAATGTATACCAGGGATACGCTCCGATGCTTGTATTACAACATCCAAACCAACCCTAATGTGAACATCCTGGAGAAGTGTGGGAGACAGAAGCTGGAGGTGTTGGATTTGGACCATAACACAATCACCGGTGTTGAACCTAGCTACCAGAGGTTCACTTGTCTTAAGTCCCTCTATTTGAGGCATGTGAGCATTTCTGCCCTGGATTTGAGCCTTTTAGTTGCTGCTTGTCCAAAGATTGAGTCACTGGCACTCGATGTCCTTGAGATTGTCACTTCTGATCCGCTGTCTACAATGGAATTGACAAGCCATACCTTGAAAAGCCTTTTTGTAAAAACAGTCGGTGTAGACAAGATCATACTCGATGCAGATAATCTGGAGGTCCTGCACCTGAATGCTTTGAACCTTGATTTGTTTGAGCTCTCTGGGAAGGGTACACTAAAGCATCTCAAGATTGATGATGTGAGTGTTACACATTTGGATATTGGGGAGAGTACAGATCATCTGGAGGTCGTGGATGTGAGTAACTTCATGATAGTCTGGCCAAAGTTCTACAATATGATTTCTAGAGCTTGTAACTTGCGGACACTACGTTTATGGGGTGTTGTgtttgatgatgaggatgagattGTGGACTTGGAGACTATTGCTGTTTCATTTCCTCTTCTAAGGCATCTTTCACTAAGTTATGAATTACGAGATGGGCTACTTCATTATAGCCTCCAAGGATTGTCACCACTAGAGAATGTATTGGTTCTGGAACTTGGCTGGACAGTAATAAGTGAGCACTTTGGACCCTGGGTGTTTGGAATGATTGAAAAGTGTCCAAATCTCAAGAAACTTGTCATTCATGGTGTTCTTTCTGAGGCAAAAACACGCGAAGAGCGCAAGATGTTAGCAAGCTTCACCTCTTTTATAGTCTGtctcatgagaaagtatgtgCATGTTGATGTGCAATTTGAGTATGAGTGA